The Cellulophaga sp. L1A9 genome window below encodes:
- a CDS encoding fasciclin domain-containing protein, with the protein MTKFKTISIVFAFFALLGLSSCEDDDINSPGEAIVGPGTVFTRISAIGNLTSLEAALIAATGDLPATLEGAGPFTVFAPNDAAFTELAESLGFEATDDISATDALFANADASLLAQILTYHVVPGNIEASSFSDGATLTTVLGDDLSVIVTADGDVQLLDATKLSQTNPVSTVTQANFFADNGIVHIIDKVLLPQAAIDALNFDTRPTILEWATGTEDLSILASALEKAGLVDAIAGLDTARVLAPNDQAFQDLLDALGDDYSSLDDFDNEVEIALLSNILLYHVLPPANASTDLVVGPAATLLTDNTVDVIADGTGFAFGDATATTASTITADRDARNGVVDIIDKVLLPQAALDFITLLGSDDLATIVSGAAQLSVLEEALIATDLVGAFTDAMNVQDTTATNFTYFRPATVFAPTDAAFADLFDALGADYTSIADFDTDEEIELLSDILLYHVLASKVVSDDLEAGTVTTVSERDIEIISVIGSINFVIGDETNDINANIMTADILARNGVAHIIDKVLLPKSAIDFITAIE; encoded by the coding sequence ATGACTAAATTTAAAACTATTAGTATTGTCTTCGCATTTTTTGCCTTATTGGGGTTAAGCTCATGTGAAGATGATGATATAAACTCACCTGGTGAAGCCATTGTGGGTCCAGGTACTGTTTTTACCAGAATTAGTGCCATTGGGAATTTAACATCTTTAGAAGCCGCTCTTATTGCTGCAACAGGTGATCTTCCAGCAACTCTAGAAGGTGCTGGCCCTTTTACCGTCTTTGCTCCTAACGACGCAGCTTTTACTGAATTAGCAGAATCCCTCGGCTTTGAAGCTACAGATGATATATCTGCAACTGATGCTTTATTTGCAAATGCTGATGCAAGTTTGCTTGCGCAGATATTAACCTATCATGTAGTCCCTGGTAACATAGAAGCGAGTTCTTTTTCAGATGGCGCTACGCTAACAACCGTTTTAGGAGATGACCTTTCAGTTATAGTTACAGCAGATGGTGATGTACAACTGTTAGACGCAACAAAGTTGTCACAGACAAATCCAGTATCTACAGTCACTCAGGCGAACTTCTTTGCAGATAATGGTATCGTTCATATAATAGATAAAGTACTTTTACCACAAGCAGCAATAGATGCGTTAAATTTTGATACGCGACCGACTATCTTAGAATGGGCAACGGGTACTGAAGACCTAAGCATTCTGGCGAGTGCTTTAGAAAAAGCAGGTTTGGTAGATGCAATTGCAGGATTGGATACCGCAAGAGTGTTAGCACCAAACGACCAAGCATTCCAGGATCTTCTTGATGCATTAGGAGACGATTATAGTAGCCTTGATGATTTTGACAATGAAGTTGAAATTGCATTGCTAAGTAACATTCTTTTATACCATGTATTACCACCAGCAAATGCTTCTACAGACTTAGTTGTAGGACCAGCAGCAACGCTTTTAACAGATAACACTGTTGACGTAATTGCTGATGGTACCGGATTTGCATTTGGTGATGCCACTGCAACTACGGCAAGTACAATCACCGCAGATAGAGATGCAAGAAATGGTGTTGTAGACATTATTGATAAAGTTCTTTTACCGCAAGCTGCATTAGACTTCATAACACTTCTTGGTTCTGATGACTTAGCTACTATAGTAAGTGGGGCTGCGCAATTAAGCGTACTAGAAGAAGCATTAATTGCAACCGATTTGGTTGGAGCTTTTACGGATGCTATGAATGTGCAAGATACTACCGCAACTAATTTCACCTATTTTAGACCTGCGACTGTTTTTGCTCCTACAGATGCTGCTTTTGCTGATCTTTTTGATGCATTAGGAGCTGACTATACTAGCATAGCTGACTTTGATACTGATGAAGAAATAGAACTTCTGAGTGACATACTTCTATACCACGTATTAGCAAGTAAAGTAGTAAGCGATGATTTAGAGGCAGGAACAGTAACCACTGTTTCTGAAAGAGATATAGAAATCATTAGTGTTATTGGTAGTATAAATTTTGTTATTGGCGATGAAACCAATGATATCAATGCGAATATTATGACTGCAGACATCTTAGCTAGAAACGGTGTAGCCCATATTATAGACAAGGTTCTACTACCTAAGAGTGCTATTGACTTTATTACTGCAATAGAATAA
- a CDS encoding VCBS repeat-containing protein has product MKNLIFISIIIFSIISSCGKKDDKLFSKINSNHSGITFNNKIVETDSFNIINNEYIFNGGGVAVGDFNNDSLPDIYFTGNQQANKLYLNKGDLKFIDISNESGTEAKENWNTGVALVDINNDGFLDIYVCSAMLSKDKKANKLFINQGLNENGIPTFVEKANEYGISGNENSMNATFFDYDKDGLLDLYVLNNVDIHILPSNYRKKIIDGSSLSNDKLYHNNGNGTFTDVTLEAGITIEGYGLGLAIADLNYDGWPDIYVSNDYLTNDILYFNNQDGTFSNQIKDLIKHQSKFSMGSDISDFNNDGYLDIITLDMLGETNQRLKTTIDKNKYTSYILNEKFDYEYQYSRNMLQKGNGPNLPYSEIGLMAGVSKTDWSWSPLFADMDNDGFKDLLITNGFPRDITDLDFRDFKFNVSRYLSNSQILDSIPEIKTPNYAYKYDGEGRFIDVGEEWGLNIPSFSNGAAYADLDNDGDLDYVVNNINDEAFLFENNSTKKNNYIQVDLVGPKTNKLGIGSKVVIRFENELFQYQEHYLSRGYMSSVDRKLHFGLGEEKTIKSIEILWSDGKFEKRSNIAANQKIQFKYSNAHLPLKEELSVPFIQKNAKPLLTDITKKAGINYKHEELDIIDFNAQRILPHKLTQNGPCLASGDLNGDGFEDFIIGSSSGFSPQVFFQQAEGNFIQKNLFDDDKNKNFEEESIAFFDLDNDGDLDIYLVSGSNEFMLDDSFYEDRLLINDGKGAFTVALDKMPKISASGSIVSATDFDNDGYVDLFVGGRTPFAQYPIADKSFLLKNNNGKLEDITDSYAPELRNIGMVTSATWEDIDLNGTKDLVLVGEFMPITIFKNDTKSLKKITNTGLDGLTGWWESISGADFDKDGDIDFIVGNMGANNLYQPSKERPITLISKDFDKNGTIDPIMFAYFKNSYDDASFKSFPVNFWGDLYSQSTLFRSKFNSYKEYALATEKTILSKKELEGATTLTGNYDRSIYLENLGNGKFKYTQLPWEAQVAPINSILNLDYNNDGNLDLLLVGNDFGNEVFIGRYDALNGCLLEGDGKGNFKPISTSESGFLVSGDAKHMIKVKHAKEENPYIIVSQNRDSLKVFQKSKK; this is encoded by the coding sequence ATGAAAAATCTAATCTTTATTTCAATTATTATATTTTCAATAATCAGTTCTTGCGGAAAGAAAGACGATAAGCTATTTTCTAAAATTAATTCTAATCACTCTGGCATTACGTTTAATAACAAAATAGTGGAAACAGATAGTTTTAACATTATTAATAATGAGTATATATTTAACGGCGGAGGTGTTGCCGTTGGTGATTTTAATAATGACAGCTTACCTGATATTTATTTTACAGGAAACCAACAAGCCAATAAACTGTATCTCAATAAAGGAGATTTAAAATTTATAGATATTTCAAATGAATCTGGAACCGAAGCTAAAGAAAATTGGAACACAGGCGTTGCCCTTGTTGACATTAATAATGATGGTTTCTTAGACATCTACGTTTGCTCTGCAATGTTATCAAAAGATAAAAAAGCAAATAAGCTTTTTATAAACCAAGGACTAAACGAAAATGGCATTCCAACCTTCGTAGAAAAAGCTAATGAATACGGCATATCGGGTAATGAAAATAGTATGAATGCTACTTTTTTCGACTACGATAAAGATGGTCTACTAGATTTATATGTACTTAATAATGTCGACATCCATATCCTCCCTTCCAATTATAGGAAAAAAATTATTGACGGCTCTTCTTTGAGCAATGATAAATTATACCACAACAATGGTAATGGAACTTTTACAGATGTAACTCTCGAGGCCGGTATCACTATTGAAGGGTATGGTCTAGGCTTAGCAATAGCCGATTTAAATTACGATGGCTGGCCAGATATTTATGTGAGTAATGATTATTTAACCAATGACATTCTCTACTTCAATAATCAAGACGGAACCTTCTCAAACCAAATAAAAGACCTTATCAAGCATCAAAGTAAATTCTCAATGGGATCAGATATCTCTGACTTCAACAATGATGGATATTTAGATATTATTACGCTTGACATGTTGGGAGAAACAAATCAAAGATTAAAAACTACCATTGATAAAAATAAATATACGAGCTACATCCTTAACGAAAAATTTGATTACGAATATCAATACAGCCGCAACATGCTGCAAAAAGGAAATGGCCCCAATTTACCATACAGCGAAATTGGTCTTATGGCTGGTGTTTCTAAAACAGACTGGAGTTGGTCTCCCCTATTTGCCGATATGGATAACGACGGCTTTAAAGATTTACTAATAACCAATGGTTTCCCTAGAGATATTACAGATTTAGATTTTCGCGACTTTAAATTTAATGTAAGCCGCTATTTAAGCAACAGTCAAATATTAGATTCTATCCCAGAAATAAAGACTCCAAATTACGCCTATAAATACGATGGAGAAGGCAGGTTTATAGATGTTGGAGAAGAATGGGGCCTTAATATTCCTTCTTTCTCTAACGGTGCTGCTTATGCCGATTTAGATAATGATGGAGATTTAGATTACGTAGTGAATAATATTAATGACGAAGCTTTCCTTTTTGAAAATAATAGTACTAAAAAAAACAATTACATTCAAGTTGATTTAGTTGGTCCTAAAACAAATAAATTAGGTATTGGCAGCAAGGTCGTTATTAGATTTGAAAATGAATTATTTCAATATCAAGAACATTATTTAAGTAGAGGATATATGTCTTCTGTAGACCGTAAATTGCATTTTGGTTTAGGAGAAGAAAAAACGATAAAAAGCATAGAAATTCTTTGGTCTGATGGCAAATTTGAAAAACGATCAAATATAGCTGCCAACCAAAAAATACAATTCAAGTATAGCAATGCGCACCTACCTTTGAAGGAAGAACTAAGCGTTCCTTTTATTCAAAAAAACGCAAAGCCGCTATTGACAGACATTACAAAAAAGGCTGGTATCAATTACAAACATGAAGAACTAGATATTATAGATTTTAATGCACAACGCATTTTACCTCATAAACTTACACAAAACGGGCCTTGCCTTGCTTCGGGAGATCTAAATGGTGATGGGTTTGAAGATTTTATCATAGGAAGTTCTTCTGGTTTTTCTCCACAAGTATTTTTTCAACAAGCGGAAGGCAATTTTATTCAGAAAAATTTATTTGATGATGACAAAAACAAAAATTTCGAGGAAGAAAGTATCGCGTTTTTTGATTTAGATAATGATGGTGACCTTGATATTTATTTAGTATCTGGCAGCAATGAATTTATGCTAGACGATAGCTTTTATGAAGATAGGTTACTTATAAACGATGGTAAAGGAGCCTTTACTGTAGCGCTTGATAAAATGCCCAAAATAAGTGCTAGTGGCTCCATAGTTTCGGCAACAGATTTTGACAATGACGGTTATGTTGATTTGTTTGTAGGTGGTAGAACTCCTTTTGCTCAATACCCAATTGCAGATAAAAGTTTTTTACTTAAAAACAATAACGGAAAATTAGAAGATATTACGGATAGTTATGCACCAGAACTAAGAAATATTGGCATGGTTACAAGTGCTACCTGGGAAGATATTGATCTAAATGGTACTAAAGATTTAGTTTTAGTTGGAGAGTTTATGCCTATCACTATTTTTAAAAATGACACTAAATCATTAAAAAAAATAACGAATACAGGGCTAGACGGTCTTACTGGATGGTGGGAAAGCATATCAGGGGCAGATTTTGACAAAGACGGTGATATTGATTTTATTGTTGGAAACATGGGTGCTAATAATTTATACCAACCCTCGAAAGAAAGGCCTATTACATTGATTTCGAAAGATTTTGATAAAAACGGAACAATAGACCCTATTATGTTTGCTTACTTCAAGAATAGTTATGACGATGCAAGTTTTAAATCCTTCCCCGTTAATTTTTGGGGAGATCTTTATAGCCAGAGTACGCTATTTAGATCAAAATTTAACTCTTATAAGGAGTATGCTCTTGCTACCGAAAAAACTATTTTATCTAAAAAAGAATTAGAAGGGGCTACTACACTAACGGGCAATTACGACCGAAGTATTTATCTTGAAAATCTAGGCAACGGCAAATTCAAATACACACAATTACCCTGGGAAGCACAAGTTGCTCCAATAAATAGCATCTTAAATCTAGACTATAATAATGACGGAAATTTAGATCTTTTATTAGTTGGGAATGATTTTGGGAATGAAGTTTTTATAGGCCGCTATGATGCATTAAATGGATGTTTACTGGAAGGTGATGGAAAAGGAAATTTCAAACCTATTAGCACTAGTGAAAGTGGATTTTTAGTTTCAGGTGATGCAAAACATATGATTAAAGTAAAACATGCCAAAGAAGAAAATCCTTATATCATAGTCTCTCAAAATAGAGATAGTCTAAAAGTTTTTCAAAAAAGTAAAAAATAA
- a CDS encoding rhodanese-like domain-containing protein, with translation MQKQLFFLITLLSFTNFLVGQRTIEKTLEKLNKETIPYITVTELQKQDSLIILDTRELKEYNVSHLKNAIWVGYNHFDINQISIQDKRQKIVVYCSIGVRSENIGEKLAAKGYSNVQNLYGGIFKWVEEDLPVYDAKENKTDKVHVFSKYWGKLLTKGNKIIN, from the coding sequence GTGCAAAAGCAACTCTTCTTTCTAATAACGCTTCTAAGTTTTACTAATTTTTTAGTAGGACAAAGAACTATTGAAAAAACGCTAGAAAAACTAAATAAAGAAACGATCCCTTACATCACGGTAACAGAGCTACAAAAACAAGACAGCCTTATAATTCTAGATACAAGAGAATTAAAAGAATATAATGTTAGTCACTTAAAAAATGCCATTTGGGTAGGGTATAATCATTTTGATATTAACCAAATAAGCATACAAGATAAGAGGCAAAAAATAGTAGTGTATTGCTCCATAGGGGTGCGTTCAGAAAATATTGGAGAAAAATTAGCCGCTAAGGGCTATTCAAACGTTCAAAATTTATATGGAGGAATTTTTAAATGGGTAGAAGAAGATTTACCAGTATATGATGCTAAAGAAAACAAAACTGACAAAGTCCATGTTTTTAGTAAGTACTGGGGTAAATTATTGACCAAAGGCAATAAAATAATAAACTAA
- a CDS encoding TIGR04282 family arsenosugar biosynthesis glycosyltransferase, protein MSKENLLLIFTRNPELGKCKTRLAASVGNEKALEIYKFLLHHTAEITQNLKAKKYVYYSEDIWEKDIWNNETYDKKLQEGIDLGLRMENAFKAGFKKGYKKIIVIGSDMYDLTQADLENAFNRLDSSDFVVGPAEDGGYYLLGMKTLEHSVFTDKAWGTPTVLRDTLKNLEPKKINLLETRNDVDVLEDIKEHPAFQTLLKK, encoded by the coding sequence GTGTCTAAAGAAAACCTTCTTTTAATTTTTACTAGAAACCCTGAACTTGGTAAGTGCAAAACTAGATTAGCCGCTAGTGTGGGTAATGAGAAAGCATTAGAAATCTATAAATTTCTACTCCACCATACTGCAGAAATTACGCAAAATTTAAAGGCCAAAAAATACGTATATTATTCAGAGGATATTTGGGAAAAAGATATTTGGAATAATGAAACTTACGACAAGAAACTACAGGAAGGAATTGACCTTGGATTAAGAATGGAAAATGCTTTTAAAGCAGGATTCAAAAAAGGATATAAAAAAATTATCGTTATCGGCAGTGATATGTATGATTTAACTCAAGCCGATCTAGAAAATGCATTCAATCGTTTAGATTCTTCTGATTTCGTTGTGGGTCCAGCAGAAGATGGTGGTTATTACTTATTAGGAATGAAAACTTTAGAACATTCTGTTTTTACGGATAAAGCTTGGGGCACCCCCACCGTACTTAGAGATACCCTAAAAAATCTGGAACCTAAAAAAATAAACTTATTAGAGACAAGGAACGATGTTGATGTTCTTGAAGACATAAAAGAACATCCAGCATTTCAAACGTTACTAAAAAAATAA
- a CDS encoding purine-nucleoside phosphorylase — translation MNKRELDESVNYLIGKGFDTPEIGIVLGTGLGRLANELENPIEAHYNHIPYFPLATVEFHSGKLIFGTFEGKKVVVMQGRFHMYEGYDLVDVTYPIRVMHQLGIKKLFISNASGAINTDLKKGNMMLIEDHINLQGGSPLAFKNVAEFGSRFTDMSAPYDVEMRKKLLLIAEKENIILKEGVYASVVGPQLETKAEYRMLKILGADAVGMSTVPEVIVANHLSLPVIAVSVITDECNPENLEPVDINDIIAIAEKTEPSMVQLFRELIKQL, via the coding sequence ATGAATAAAAGAGAATTAGATGAATCTGTTAACTACCTAATTGGCAAGGGTTTTGATACTCCAGAAATAGGTATCGTACTAGGAACAGGACTAGGCAGACTAGCTAATGAATTAGAAAATCCTATTGAAGCACACTACAACCATATTCCTTATTTTCCATTAGCCACAGTAGAATTTCATTCTGGGAAACTAATATTCGGAACTTTTGAAGGAAAAAAAGTGGTCGTTATGCAAGGACGTTTTCATATGTATGAAGGCTATGATTTGGTTGATGTCACGTATCCTATACGAGTGATGCATCAATTAGGCATTAAAAAACTTTTTATATCTAATGCCTCTGGTGCCATTAATACCGATTTAAAAAAGGGCAATATGATGCTTATTGAAGACCACATAAACCTTCAAGGAGGCTCTCCACTTGCTTTTAAAAATGTAGCCGAGTTTGGCAGCAGGTTTACAGATATGAGCGCTCCTTACGATGTTGAGATGCGTAAAAAGCTGCTTTTGATTGCAGAAAAAGAAAATATAATTTTAAAAGAAGGCGTTTATGCTTCTGTTGTAGGTCCACAATTAGAAACTAAAGCTGAATATAGAATGTTAAAAATATTAGGTGCAGATGCTGTAGGCATGAGTACCGTTCCAGAAGTTATCGTAGCAAACCACTTAAGTCTACCTGTGATAGCAGTTTCTGTTATAACCGATGAGTGCAACCCTGAAAACTTAGAACCTGTCGATATAAATGATATTATAGCCATTGCTGAAAAAACAGAACCTAGTATGGTACAGCTATTTAGAGAACTAATCAAACAACTTTAA
- a CDS encoding DUF547 domain-containing protein, translating into MKVFSLILFTLFSFNFTSANNTVPNVNTTPSHAEWNALLGKYVDQKGNVNYKGFKEDALALSTYLDGLAKNAPTDQWSKDEKLAYYINLYNAATVKLILDNYPVKSIKDIKGPWDQEWVKIGNKTYSLGNIEHKILRKMNEPRIHFAINCASYSCPKLVNTAYLPATMEAQLQKATFSFINDTTRNTISENELQLSNIFKWYKSDFTKKVSLQEYIKPYSKIAINTDAKVKYLDYNWSLNEIK; encoded by the coding sequence ATGAAAGTTTTTTCCTTAATACTGTTTACCCTGTTTTCTTTTAACTTTACGAGTGCCAATAACACGGTACCAAATGTAAATACCACACCCAGCCATGCTGAATGGAATGCGCTCCTTGGAAAATACGTGGACCAAAAAGGAAATGTAAACTATAAAGGTTTTAAAGAAGATGCTTTAGCTTTAAGCACTTATTTAGATGGCTTAGCTAAGAATGCTCCCACAGACCAATGGTCTAAAGATGAAAAACTAGCCTATTATATCAACTTATACAACGCCGCTACGGTAAAATTAATTCTAGATAATTATCCCGTAAAAAGCATCAAAGATATTAAAGGCCCTTGGGACCAAGAATGGGTTAAAATTGGAAATAAAACGTATTCACTTGGAAATATTGAACATAAAATTTTACGTAAAATGAATGAACCAAGAATTCATTTTGCGATTAATTGTGCTTCTTATTCCTGTCCTAAATTAGTAAATACAGCTTACCTACCTGCAACAATGGAAGCTCAATTACAAAAAGCAACTTTCAGTTTTATAAACGATACCACCCGTAATACTATATCAGAAAACGAATTACAACTTTCTAATATTTTTAAATGGTACAAAAGTGATTTTACGAAAAAAGTATCATTACAAGAATATATAAAACCGTATAGCAAAATAGCCATAAACACAGACGCTAAAGTAAAATATCTTGATTACAACTGGAGCTTAAATGAAATCAAGTAA
- a CDS encoding TIGR04283 family arsenosugar biosynthesis glycosyltransferase: MKSSNPKISIIIPVLNEEQCIGKILNYLTIHSSPEHIEEILIIDGGSTDKTTQIALENGARVVHSSKGRAKQLNTGAKFAKGAILYFLHVDTFPPKNFETLIIKEVQKENKVGCFQLKFDTNSTFLNFFGWLTRLNLSICRGGDQSLYITKKLFLQTDGFNEDYIIYEDNEFIRRVYKLSNFTVLPFQVKTSTRRYDEKGKIILQYHFGVIHLKNYLGAGPEKLYDYYRRKIAV; encoded by the coding sequence ATGAAATCAAGTAATCCTAAAATAAGCATTATTATCCCTGTTCTGAATGAAGAGCAGTGCATTGGTAAAATTCTCAATTACTTAACTATACATAGTAGTCCTGAGCATATTGAAGAGATTCTTATTATTGATGGCGGAAGCACTGATAAAACTACTCAAATTGCTTTAGAGAATGGTGCTAGAGTAGTACACTCATCAAAAGGTAGAGCGAAACAACTAAATACTGGAGCTAAGTTTGCAAAAGGAGCTATCTTATATTTTTTACATGTAGATACTTTCCCACCAAAGAATTTTGAAACACTCATTATCAAAGAAGTTCAAAAAGAAAATAAGGTAGGTTGCTTTCAACTAAAGTTTGACACGAACAGCACCTTTCTTAATTTCTTTGGTTGGCTAACCCGTCTAAATTTAAGTATTTGCAGAGGCGGCGATCAATCTCTGTACATTACAAAAAAACTGTTTTTACAAACTGATGGTTTCAACGAGGATTACATTATTTATGAGGATAATGAATTCATACGACGCGTATATAAATTATCAAACTTTACTGTACTCCCATTTCAGGTAAAAACATCTACAAGAAGATATGATGAAAAAGGTAAAATAATCCTACAATATCATTTTGGAGTAATTCACCTTAAAAATTATTTAGGCGCAGGTCCTGAAAAATTATATGATTATTATAGGCGTAAAATAGCTGTTTAG
- a CDS encoding N-acetylmuramoyl-L-alanine amidase has product MNFKIRLFKLGVKNVLFFLVFLAILPLCAQNSANLVIAEKGDGIYSLLRKQGVNPYETYEEFVSINAHNLRDSIHLYEGRSYQIPSVEQNLKVETETKSVAGVSYEIFGKKYAEVIPQSTKLKNNVYYLVSGHGGPDPGAMTTYVGKSISEDEYAYDVTLRLARELLSHGAIVYIIIRDPDDGIRDERILEIDHDEVAYPNEEIPLNQVARLKQRVEIVNKLYKEHKGKYQRLIVTHVDSRSKGQNIDVFFYHHEDSKNGKKLAESIHKTFEAKYKQYQPNRVYSGTFEDRTALYLVRKTHPAMTFIEIGNITNEKDQRRIIDPDNRQALAKWISEGVILDYEN; this is encoded by the coding sequence TTGAATTTTAAAATTAGACTCTTCAAGTTAGGCGTTAAAAACGTTTTATTCTTCTTAGTATTTCTTGCTATACTGCCACTTTGTGCGCAAAATTCTGCTAATTTAGTGATTGCAGAAAAAGGCGATGGTATTTATTCTTTGTTAAGGAAACAAGGCGTAAACCCCTATGAAACCTACGAAGAGTTTGTTTCTATAAATGCGCATAATTTACGGGACAGTATTCATTTGTATGAAGGTAGATCCTATCAAATTCCGAGTGTAGAACAGAATTTAAAGGTTGAAACAGAAACTAAATCTGTTGCGGGTGTTTCTTATGAAATATTTGGTAAAAAGTATGCAGAGGTAATTCCGCAAAGCACAAAATTAAAAAATAACGTGTATTATTTAGTGTCAGGTCATGGAGGGCCAGACCCCGGAGCGATGACTACTTACGTTGGAAAATCTATTTCAGAAGATGAATACGCGTACGATGTTACGTTAAGGTTGGCTAGAGAATTATTATCTCACGGTGCTATCGTATATATAATTATCCGTGATCCTGATGATGGAATACGTGATGAGCGTATTTTAGAAATTGATCATGATGAGGTTGCTTATCCTAATGAGGAAATACCATTAAATCAAGTAGCACGATTAAAACAAAGAGTGGAAATAGTAAATAAATTGTATAAAGAACATAAAGGTAAATACCAACGTTTAATTGTAACGCACGTAGATAGTAGGAGTAAAGGTCAGAATATAGATGTTTTCTTTTACCATCATGAAGATAGTAAAAATGGTAAAAAGCTAGCAGAGAGTATTCATAAAACTTTTGAGGCAAAATATAAACAATATCAGCCTAATAGAGTCTACTCTGGTACTTTTGAGGATAGAACAGCGCTTTATTTAGTAAGAAAAACACATCCTGCAATGACTTTTATTGAGATTGGAAATATTACCAATGAAAAAGATCAACGTAGAATTATAGATCCAGATAACCGCCAAGCACTTGCAAAGTGGATTAGTGAAGGGGTTATTCTAGATTATGAAAACTAA
- a CDS encoding outer membrane protein assembly factor — protein sequence MKLRAVLICFLLIIYSNALGQELTINEIIFTGLKRTNSSFISKIITSRKGDVLDTLALENDILTLKRLPPVANATFKIKELSTHTVQVIFTIEENFTLIPFANLFSSSNDDFAFRLGLQEFNLLGRNITLGGFYQYDIFNSYGINVRAPYLFSNKFGLALSYNDFTTQEPVFFSEATADYKYNNKGIEVLGLYQINLKNTVEIGFSFFSEDYQYINGFTSNEVPTALNVDKHLWKLLYNFDALNYHYQYINGFKSALNLQYVQSTNSNLPDFVIGFNDFLFYKRIGQKGNLANRVRLGLATNSDSPFAPFTLDNNLNIRGVGNTIDRGTGAIVFNTEYRHTLIDKEWFVLQSNIFIDGGSWRNPGGKLSDFNQNENIRIYPGVGLRFMHKKVFNAIFRIDYGYGVTKDATKGLVFGIGQYF from the coding sequence ATGAAATTACGTGCTGTACTTATTTGCTTTCTTTTAATAATATACAGTAACGCATTAGGGCAGGAATTAACTATTAATGAAATTATTTTCACTGGTTTAAAAAGAACCAATTCTTCTTTTATATCAAAAATAATTACATCAAGAAAGGGTGATGTCTTAGATACCCTTGCTTTAGAAAATGATATTCTAACATTAAAAAGATTACCGCCTGTAGCAAATGCTACTTTTAAAATAAAGGAACTGAGTACTCATACCGTTCAGGTTATTTTTACCATTGAAGAAAACTTTACATTAATTCCGTTTGCAAACCTTTTTAGTTCTTCAAATGATGATTTTGCATTTCGGTTAGGCTTGCAAGAGTTTAATTTATTAGGTCGGAATATTACCTTAGGTGGATTTTACCAATACGATATCTTTAACTCTTATGGAATAAATGTAAGAGCACCATATTTATTTTCTAATAAATTTGGTTTGGCGCTTAGCTATAATGATTTTACAACCCAAGAACCAGTTTTTTTTAGTGAAGCTACAGCAGATTATAAGTATAATAATAAAGGAATAGAGGTTTTAGGGCTCTACCAGATAAACTTAAAAAATACGGTTGAGATTGGGTTTTCGTTTTTTTCTGAAGACTACCAATATATCAATGGGTTTACAAGTAATGAAGTGCCAACAGCCTTAAACGTAGATAAGCATTTATGGAAACTGTTGTATAATTTTGATGCTCTTAATTATCATTACCAATATATAAATGGTTTTAAAAGTGCTTTAAATCTGCAGTATGTACAAAGTACAAATAGTAATCTTCCAGATTTTGTTATTGGTTTCAATGATTTTTTATTCTATAAGCGCATTGGGCAAAAAGGAAATTTGGCCAATAGAGTGCGTTTGGGTTTGGCGACAAACTCAGATAGTCCTTTTGCTCCTTTTACCTTAGATAATAATTTAAATATTAGAGGAGTGGGAAATACAATAGATCGTGGTACTGGTGCTATTGTTTTTAACACAGAATATAGGCATACTTTAATAGACAAAGAATGGTTTGTATTGCAGAGTAATATTTTTATAGACGGTGGTTCTTGGAGAAATCCAGGAGGTAAGCTTAGTGATTTTAATCAAAATGAAAATATCAGAATTTATCCTGGTGTAGGTTTGCGATTTATGCATAAAAAGGTTTTTAATGCTATTTTCAGGATAGATTACGGATATGGCGTAACAAAAGACGCAACAAAGGGATTAGTATTTGGAATTGGACAATATTTTTAA